Genomic DNA from Chlorocebus sabaeus isolate Y175 chromosome 6, mChlSab1.0.hap1, whole genome shotgun sequence:
aaggtgggaggagggcaagGATCAAAAATCTATcaagtactatgcttattactagGTATTGAAATAACCTGTACACTAAATCCCCGTGACACGCAATTTACctgtgtgacaaacctgcacatgtaaccctgaaacgaaataaaaattttaaaaacacatcatGTTATATgtgataaatacatataattttatctgctaacttaaaaataattttttaagaaaaagatattaACTTCTTGACTGTGGAATATAAATGATAACATTTCTGATAGTTTTGGAATGCACATCTGTttcatgtttctctctctctctctctctctctttctctatctctctctctctgtggtagccacatcaacaaaatgaaattgtGGAACAATAcaataattttagaatttcttctCCTGGGAATTTCAGAGGAACCAGAATTGCAGCCCTTCCTCTTTGGGCTGTTCCTCTCCATGTACCTGGTCACCGTCCTCGGGAACCTGCTCATCATCCTGGCCACAATCTCAGACTCTCACCTCCACAcccccatgtacttcttcctctCCAACCTCTCCCTAGTAGACATCTGTTTTGTCTCCACCACTGTCCCGAAGATGCTGGTGAACATCCAGACACACAGCAAAGTCATCACCTATGCAGGCTGCATCACCCAGATGTGCTTTTTCTTACTCTTTGTAGGGTTGGATAACTTCCTCCTGACCGTGATGGCCTATGACCGGTTTGTGGCCATCTGTCACCCTCTGCACTATGCGGTCATCATGAACCCAAGGCTCTGTGGACTACTGGTTCTGGCGTCCTGGATCATGGGTGTCCTTAATTCCCTGTTACAAAGCTTAATGGTGTTGCCACTGCCCTTTTGTACACACATGGAAATCCCCCATTTTTTCTGTGAAATTAATCAGGTGGTCTACCTTGCCTGTTCTGACACCTTTGTTAATGACATGGTGATGTATTTTGCAGTAGCACTGCTGGGTGGTGGCCCCCTCACTGGGATCCTTTACTCTTACTCTAAGATCGTTTCCTCTATACGTGCAATCTCATCAGCTCAGGGGAAGTACAAGGTATTTTCCACCTGTGCATCTCACCTCTCAGTTGTCTCCTTATTTTATGGTACATGCTTAGGGGTGTACCTTAGTTCTGCTGCAACCCACAACTCACACACAAGTGCAACAGCCTCAGTGATGTACACTGTGGTCACCCCCATGCTGAACCCCTTTATCTACAGTCTGAGGAATAAAGACATAAAGGGGACTATGAAAAGATTCTTCAGAGGGAAGCAATAGAAAGGTTATTTTTCAAGAAGGGCGTGTGACTTCAGAGCTCTAAGCCCCAGAGCCAGCAATGGTGATTTGTTAATAAGATTGAGGAAGGAGGACTTGCCCCTTCCATTTATTTCCTGGAGTTTAAACTTCATTCCTCAACTACTTTATAGAATTTACACTATTCTTCTTAGAGTCAGAGATGACCCTAAATATGACGGAATACAATTTTCAATCATACATTCAATAACTATTGAATATTTGGTTTTGATGATGCACATGTAATCACTGAAGTAGAGGAGCCGGGTGTCCACATGTCACTAGATTTGTTCATCTGAGTGAAGGATTGAGTGCCACGTTCTATACAATGTCCTTGCATCACTCTGCTACTTCTGCCTAATGGTTTCCAGTGCTACCTACAAATATGACTCCTTCCATTGTCCTAACTAACATCTCTTCCTTAAAAATGTCATAAGCATCAAAGTGTTGATAAGTGAACAATACATGTATTTACTTTATCTTtggttgttttctctcttttatactCTAAACACTCTTCAACTCTCATGATCAAAGGATGACTCACACAAGAGCTCGAACTTCTACCCAGTGTTGCCTCTGGGAATAGACACTTGTGATTGAAGGTCATAGTTCTTTCCTTCAAAGACATACGTGTTGTTCCATGAAAGGACTATATATGCAAAGCAGTTCCCAAGTGCGGAAGGATCTGAGAGGCCAAAGGACAACACAGACAAGCCAGTTTGTTGGTTAGGGTAATTTCCCAGGGAAACGTACAGACAGAAGCATGGTCTTAGGGGGCCGCAGGACAAGTGGATCTCCACACCTCCACCGCCCAGACCCAGGGCTTGTATCTTGGAGGAAACATTATATGTGCTCTGGAAGGAATGTGTAAGCAGCTACAAGCATCACAGACTATGATGTATGGAAGAACACCAAGGGTTGTTTTGGAGGAAAGGCAAAAATTACTGTGGACACATTTCTATAAAAAGAGTAATCCATCAACTAGACATTTTTGGAGGCTTTTCTGGACTCAGGGTTACTCCAAAGTAACCTGGTGGATTAGCATGTGAAAAAAAGTCAGTGTTTTCCGAACATATTTACTTTCAACCTCTCCTGGCTACCTGAAGACAATCTAATAGGCAGTCTCATTTTAATACAGTtatctgaaataaatatgaataaccaGGTAATCACGAACGTTTCCttcaaataacagaacaaaggTCCAGAACCAAGAAACAGCAGATTATTCTGAATCTCTTTAGTTCCATTTACATTGATTATTGTATCAGTAAGCTACTGCTGCATAACAAGTCATCCTAATAGTAAATGGTTTAATGTCATGCTTTTTGTTAATCACATAGGAGGCCTGTGGAGAAGTCTTAACTTTGGGAATTTGGGATATGtgaattttggaagggacaaaaatattcagtccatagGGCTACCCAAATCAAGTTCTTGAACTTTGGACAGCAAGGACaatttgagagaaagaaaagtgatggaatctctttttttttttttttttttttttttttttttgagacagagtcttgctgtgtcacccaggctagagtgcagtggcgcaatcttggctcactgcaagctccacctcccgagttcacgccattctcctgcctcagcctcccaagtagctgggactacaggcgcctgccacctcgcccagctaattttttttgtatttttagtgtatgaAACAAACACTGACGCAACACACAACCCATGCCCACTTTGGAGTGGAGACTTTAACATTGAAATGTGTTACAAGTAGACCCTATCCCTCAAAAGGTCTTTTCAGAACAGAAAGGCACGCAAGTGAGCAGCCTGTATAAACCAGCCAGAGCCAGTCCATAGTCAATGATACTGTTATCAGGAGAAAGTTGCCCAGATCAGTCACTTGTCCAATCAAAGCTGTAGTTACGGCTGCTGGGGGTCAGTTAGCATTCCAAAAAatgtttgcccagaccaatgtcatgcaGTCTTTCCACTATGTTTTCACCTAGTAGTGTTACAGTTtcgggtcttatatttaagtctttaatccattttgagtgaattttgtatatggtgtgaaatagatccaatttcattcttataCATGCAGATATCAAATTTTCCCAATggcatttattaaagagactgacCTAACATAAATCCTGTTGGTCGTGGACATAAATCCTGTTGGTCATGGTGTACAATacggtttgactctgtgtccctacccaaatctcatctccaattgtaatccccgtgtgtcaaggaagggacctggtgggaggtgattgtatcacgggggcagatttccccgctgttcttgtgataatgagtgagttctcgcgaGATCTGACtgtttgataagtgtctggcatg
This window encodes:
- the LOC103234058 gene encoding olfactory receptor 7A10, which produces MKLWNNTIILEFLLLGISEEPELQPFLFGLFLSMYLVTVLGNLLIILATISDSHLHTPMYFFLSNLSLVDICFVSTTVPKMLVNIQTHSKVITYAGCITQMCFFLLFVGLDNFLLTVMAYDRFVAICHPLHYAVIMNPRLCGLLVLASWIMGVLNSLLQSLMVLPLPFCTHMEIPHFFCEINQVVYLACSDTFVNDMVMYFAVALLGGGPLTGILYSYSKIVSSIRAISSAQGKYKVFSTCASHLSVVSLFYGTCLGVYLSSAATHNSHTSATASVMYTVVTPMLNPFIYSLRNKDIKGTMKRFFRGKQ